A stretch of DNA from Catenulispora acidiphila DSM 44928:
CCTGACCTCGCTGCTCGCCGGCATCACCTACGGCATCCAGCCCTACGGCGGGCACACGCAGGGATGGACGAACCCCTGGGTCGACGCCGGGCTGATCGGCGGCATCGTCCTGATCGTCGTCTTCTGCGTGATCGAGGCGAAGATCTCCGATCCCATGCTGCCGATGACGCTGTTCAAGAACCGCGACTTCAGCACCGGCAACCTCGCCAACCTGCTCGGCGCCATCGCCCGCGGCGGCTTGCAGTTCATGCTGATCATCTGGCTGCAGGGCATCTGGCTGCCGCTGCACGGCTACGACTACAAGGACACGCCGCTGTGGGCGGGCATCTACATGATCCCGCTGACCCTCGGCTTCCTCGCGGCCGGACCGATCGCCGGGCACCTGTCCGACAAGTTCGGGCCGCGGGTGTTCGCCTCCGGCGGTCTGCTGGCGATGGCGGCGTCGTTCGCGGGCTTGCTCCTGATACCCACGAACTTCTCCTACTGGGTGTTCGCGCTGCTCATCTTCCTCAATGGCGTCGGCGGCGGGTTGTTCTCCGCGCCCAACACGTCGCTGATCATGTCCAGCGTCCCGACACGCATGCGCGGTGCCGCCTCCGGTGCGCGCGCCACGTTCATGAACGCCGGCATGGTGCTGTCGATGGGCATCTTCTTCTCGCTCATGGTCGCCGGGCTCTCCAGCTCGCTGCCGCACACCTTGTCCACCGGGCTGGCCGCGCAGGGGGTGCCCGCCGGGACCGCGACGCAGATCTCGCATCTGCCGCCGGTGGCGACGCTGTTCGCCGCGTTCCTCGGCTACAACCCGATGCAGCAGCTGCTCGGTCCCTCGACGCTGCACGCGCTGCCGGCCTCCAACGCCCAGACGTTGACCGGCCGGGAGTTCTTCCCGCACCTGATCTCAGGTCCCTTCCACGACGGCCTCATGGTCGTGTTCTGCCTCGCCATCGCGATGGCGGTGATCGGCGCGGTGGCCTCGGCGCTGCCCGGCGCGAAGACCACGCCGGAGCAGGAGGAGACGGCCGCCGGACAGAGCGCGGCGGCGACCGCCTGAGGCCGGTCCCGCGCCGCACGCGCGGCGTGGGACCCGCCTGGGGCGCCGGGGGTCGGTAGATTGTGAGTCGGGCAGTGTGTTTCACTGTGCCCCACTTCCGCCACACCGCTCCGACTCCGTCTCCCGTGCCGCCGCGCCCCGCGCTCCTGTGAAGGACCCGATGAACTCATCGCCGACCCAGCCCGACACCGAGGTCGCCGCCCGTCTGCGGGTGGCACTGGGCCGCCTGAACCGGCAGCTGTTGCAGCGGCAGTCGGAGGCGAGCTTCGCGCAGCTGTCCGCGCTGTTCGTGATCGAGAAGTGGGCGCCGATCCGGATCGGGGACCTGGCGCAGCGCGAGAAGGTCGCCGCGCCCTCGATGACCCGGACGCTCAGCGGTCTGGTCGCCGCCGGCTGGGTGCAGCGCGAGCCCGACCCGGACGACGGCCGCTCGTTCATGGTCACGCTCACGCCCGGGGGCGAGGCGCTGATCAGCAAGGTGCGCAAGCAGCGGACCGCCGCGCTGGTGCAGGGCATGGAGCGGCTGACCCCGGCGCAGCTGGAGGCGCTGCACGCGGCCGTGCCGGTGCTGGAGCAGCTCGCCAGCGAGGTCGAGCCGAAGCAGCGCTGAGCCGGTCCTGGATCTGTACCGGACCGTTCCGCGCCGGCACCGAACCGGGCGCCGATCGAGCCGACACCTCGACGGGACCCCCGGAAGCGCCCTGGCAGGAAAGCGATGGGAGACTGGCTGGCATGACGGCAGCAAGCGAGGAGCCCAAGGTCTCTGTCCCCGAAACGCCCGCGGACGCCGAATGGCCGCCGCGTGAGTGGCGCGAGGCGCAGCGCGGCACCGGCGCCGGCAGCATGTACCGGCTCCTGGGCCTGATCGGGCTGATCATGGTGGTCCTGGTGGTGCTGTCCTTCTGGGGCCTGGCCAACGGCTGATGCGGCACACCCTGATCCTGCTCCGGCACGCCAAGTCCGACTGGCCCGAGGGCATCGCCGACCATGACCGTCCGCTGACCGCGCGCGGCCGCCGCGACGCCCCGCGCACCGGCGTGTGGCTGGTCGAGCACCACCGCGTGCCGGACCGTGCCGCGGTCTCCACCGCGCTGCGCACGCAGGAGACCTACGAACTCGCCGCGGAGAAGTTCCCGGCCAGTCCCGAGGTCCTGCTCAAGGACGAGCTCTACGCCGCCTCGGCGGGGGAGATGCTGGAAGTGGTCCGCGAGACGCCCGAGAGCGTCGGGACCCTGATGGTCGTCTCGCACAACCCCGGCACGCAGCTCCTCGCTCTCGCGCTGGCCGACGAGACGCGTCCGGAGCTGGTCGCCGAGGTCCGCGCCGGCTATCCGACCAACACGCTGACCGTGCTCGAGTTCGACGGGGCGTGGGCCGCGCTGGACCCGGGTGCGGCTTCGATCGTGGCTGTGGAGTCGCCGCGCGGCTGAGGCTGCGCGGCGGGGTGCTCAGGGCAGCCCAGGGCAGTCCAGAGCTGCTTTGAGCTCAGGCGGCGGGCTGAACGTTCCGAGCGCGCTGCGCCTTCTTCGGCGCCGTCTCCGCCGGGACGGTCTCGATGGCCTCTTCCGTGGCGTCCGCGACCTCGACCTCCTCGCGGGTGATCCCGAGCAGGTACAGGATCGTGTCCAGGAACGGCACGTTCACCGCGGTGTCCGCCTGCTCCCGCACCACCGGCTTGGCGTTGAACGCCACCCCGAGTCCGGCGGCGGCGAGCATGTCCAGGTCGTTGGCGCCGTCGCCGATCGCCACGGTGTCCGTGACCGGCACGCCGGCGGCCTCCGCGAACTCGCGCAGCGCCGCCGCCTTGCCCGCGCGGTCCACTATCGGTCCGACGACGCGGCCGGTCAGCTTGCCGTCCTCGCCGATCTCCAGGGTGTTCGCCAGCGCGAAGTCCAGCCCCAGTTCGTCCCGCAGCGAGTCGGTGACGTGCGTGAACCCGCCGGAGACGATGCCGACCAGGTAGCCGAGGCGTTTCAGGGTGCGGACGAGGGTGCGGGCGCCGGGCATGAGCCGGACCGAGGCGCGCACCTCCTCCAGCGCGCCGGCGTCGAGCCCTTCCAGCAGGGCGACCCGCTCGCGCAGCGACCCGGCGAAGTCCAGCTCGCCGCGCATCGCCCGCTGGGTGATCCCGGCGACCGCCTCCAGGCAGCCGGCGCGGTCCGCGAGCTCCTCGATCACCTCGCCCTCGATGAGCGTGGAGTCCACGTCCATGACCACCAGCCGCTTGGCCCGCCGGCTCAGGCCGGCGGCCTGCACCGCGATGTCGGCGTGCTCCTCGGCGGCGACCCGGGCCAGGCGCTCGCGCAGCAGGTCGGGGTCGGCGCCGGAGACGTCCAGCTCGATCGCGGTCACCGGGTACTTGGCCAGCCGCACGATGCGGTCGATGTTGCCGCGGCACTCGGCGATCTCGCGGGCCAGCGCCGCCATCGCCGAGGGCTTGAGCGGGGCGCCCAGGACGGTCACGTGCGTGCGGCCCTCGCGGCGCTTGCGGTTGTCGCCGAGGCCGGTGACCACCTCGACGTCCAGCCGCTCCTCGGCGGCCCAGCGGTGCAGGTCCAGGCGCAGCTTGCGCAGGCCGTCCGGCTCCTCGGGCGCGCCGACCAGGACCGCCAGCACCAGCCGGCCGCGGACCACGACCTGCTCCACGTCCACGACCGGGACGCCGAACGGCTCCAGCGCGGCGAACAGGCTCGCGGTGACCCCGGGACGGTCGGCGCCGTAGACGGTGACCAGGACGGTTTCGGCGGGCGGCGGCAGGGCGAGCGCGGTGTTCATGGTGCGATCCACGGTACCGGGGGCGCGGCGCGCGGCCGAGCAGTGTCCGGCTGCTGGGCGCCGGCGAGTCGGCCGCGCTGTCCAGCACCGGCGGCGCGCCGGGCCGCGGTGTCCCATACGGGTGATGTCTGCTCTGTGAACAGGCTCACCGAGGCGGTATCGCCCTAGCATTGAGGTATGGCCGCGGACGATTTGTCCTTCGTCGCCGGGTTCCTCGCCGCGTCCGGCCTGTTCTGGATCGGGGGCGGGGTGCTCTGGCTGGCCGCGTGCGCCCGCAGACTGGCGCGGCTCCGGCTGCGCCTGGTCGGCGTGCCGGCGCGGGGCGAGGTGATCGGGATGGTCGTGTCCTGCGACGCCTCCGGGACGGTACGCAACGCGCCGCGGGTCCGCTACTTCGCGCAGGCCGGTCCGCCGGTGGTCACCCGCGCCTACGGCTACCGGCCGCATCAGAGTGTGGCGACCGGGGCGCAGGTGCGCCTCTGGTACGACCCGCTGCGCCCGGAGCGGATCCTGGTCTCGCGCTTCGATCTGAAGCCGCGCGACTGGCTGGAGCTGGTCGGGGCGCTGGCGGTGCTGGCGATCGGGGTCGGGATGGAGTTCGCCGCGCTGACCATGGGGTGAGGGTCGGCGGTCGGCGGTTGGCTGTTGGTTGTCGGTTGTCGGTTCGTGCGTCGTCGGTGCTCGGTGCTCGGCGGATCGCCGGCGCACCGTCAGTGATTCGGCTCCAGGATCGAGTGGTACGCCGCCAGCTGCGCCCGCCGCGTCACCCGTTCCAGGTCGATCAGCGCCGAGGCGCGCAGCCGGGACTCCATCGCGGTCACGCTGCCGCCCTCGTCCTGCCCGGCCAGGTCCGCGATCGCCGCGAGGCGCTGCGCCTGCGTCAGGACCTTGACGGCGCGCGGCGGATAGCCCGGCGCCAGCACCGCTTCGGGCGCGCGGCCGTGCCCGCGGATCGCCGCCAGCGACTCGGCCAACTCCGGACGCCAGCGCGCGACGTCGAGCCGCGCCAGCTCCTCGGCCGCGTCGCGCAGCGCCGCGTTCATCTCGCGTTCGGCCTCCGACAGCGTGGGCACCGGCGCCGCGCCGGTCTCCACCGGCGTCACCGTCCAGCGCACCGCGTGCCCGCGGTCCCCGGCCGGGCCGTAGCCGTCCACCGAGGGCACGATGCCCAGCGCCGGCCCGTCGGTCAGCACCGCCTCGCCGGCGGCGATCGCCGCCTGGTTGAAGGCCGCCGGGCCCTTGAGCCCGAGCGGATCGCCCGGGCGCGGCAGCGCGAGGCGCAGGCCCGTGACCCCGGCGGCGCGCAGCCGCCCCAGCGCCACGGTCCAGCTCACCTCGCCGTCCTCGCCCGGCACGCCGGCCACCCGGTGCGGCTCGTCGCCGTCCGTCCGGACCTGCTCGGCGGCGGTGTCCAGACTCGTGTGCCCGGCGAGCCACGCGTTGCCCCAGGCGACGAGGCGCCCCGACCGGTGTTCGCTCAGCATGGGGACCAGGGTACGTGGCGGTGCCCACGGACGACTCTGGCGGACATGTGGGTGGCCTAAGCTAGGCGATCGAAGATCGAGGCCTGCAGCGTGAGGAACTGGTGCCGAACATGACCACCGAAGCCCTGTCCGTCGACCCCGACAGCGTCCTCGACCTCGTCGACGTCTCCGTGGTCCGGGAGGGCCGCAAGCTGCTGGACGCCGTGAACTGGACGGTCGGCGAAGGCGAGCGCTGGGTGGTGCTCGGGCCCAACGGCGCCGGCAAGACCACGGTGCTGAACATCGCGGCGGCCTCGCTGTTCCCGACCGCCGGCGCGGTGGGGGTGCTCGGGGAGCGGCTCGGTGCCGTCGACGTCTTCGAGCTGCGCCCGCGCATCGGCTACTCCTCGGCCGCGGTCTCCGAGAAGCTGCCGCGCTCGGAGTCGGTGCGCGACGTGGTGATGACCGCCTCCTACGGCATGGTCGGCCGCTGGCGTGAGAAGTACGACGAGGCCGACGCCCAGCGCGCCGACGACCTGCTGGCGTGGTGGGGCATGGCCGAGTTCGGCAAGCGCACGTTCGGCACGCTGTCCGAGGGCGAGCGCAAGCGGGCGCTGATCGCCCGCGCGCTGATGGCCGACCCGGAACTGCTGCTGCTCGACGAGCCGGCCGCCGGTCTGGACCTCGGCGGCCGCGAGGACCTGGTACGCCGGCTGTCCCGGCTGGCCTCCGACCCCTACGCGCCGGTCACCGTCCTGGTGACGCACCACGTCGAGGAGATCCCGCCGGGCTTCTCCCACATCCTGCTGGTGCGCGCCGGCGCGGTGGTGGCGGCCGGGCCGATCGAGACCGCGCTCACCTCCGAGAACCTGACCACCACCTTCGGTCTGGCGCTGAACGTGGAGCGGTATGAGACCCCGGCGGGGCTGCGCTGGTACGCCCGCGCCGTCTGACAGAGGTTTGATAGCCGCTCCGCCTTACGTAGCATGGGTTCCATGGACGCGATGGTGTGGGCGATCGTTGCGGCCGTGCTGGTCCTGCTGGAGCTGACCACGACCACGCTGGTGTTCGTGATGCTCGGGATCGGGGCGGCGGCCGCCGCGCTCGCGGCCGGCGCCGGCGGGAACGTGGTCGTGCAGTTCGCGGCGTTCGGCGCCGTGTCGGTCGCCACCTTGGTCTTCGCCCGCCCGACCGCGATGAAGCGGCTGCACGGCGGACCCGAGCACCGGCAGGGCATCGACACGCTGATCGGCCGCGAGGCGTTCGTGGTCGAGAAGGTCGACGCGCACGACGGCAGGGTCCGGATTTCCGGCGAGATCTGGAGTGCCCGCGCCTACGACGGGCAGACTGAATACGAGGTCGGCGACCGCGTGGACGTGGCACAGATCGAGGGCGCCACGGCGCTCGTCCTCTAGAGTGCTCCGCGCGGCCATTTCTTGTGGCTGTACCTGGGATTCCGCGATCTCTTGCGCGGGCAGGACACTTCTCGACGGACCTCGGCGGAACGGTGTGTGCTGTGTGCGTTCCGCAATTGGCCAGCGGCGCCCCGCGCCTCCTTGAAGGGTGGTTGGTGGGCGACGGGTGGGCCTAAGATCGAGCACTGTCACTGGGGGGTGCGTGCCACCTCCTGACCGCCGGACATCGAAGCGTAGGAGGAGTCGACATGATCGCCACGATCGTCGTCCTCATCTTGATCGCCGCCGCGATCGCGGTGAGCTTGTTCCAGTCCGTGCGGATCGTCGGGCAGGGGACCGTCGCCGTCATCGAGCGCTTCGGCCGCTACACCCGGACCCTGACGCCGGGCCTGCGGATCCTGATGCCGGTGGTGGACCGCGTGCGCGCGATCATCGACGTGCGCGAGCAGGTCGTGCCGTTCCCGCCGCAGCCGGTGATCACCCAGGACAACCTGACGGTCTCCATCGACACCGTCATCTACTTCCAGGTCACCGACGCCCGCGCGGCGGTGTACCAGATCACCAACTACATCCAGGCGATCGAGCAGCTGACGGTCACCACGCTGCGCAACATCGTCGGCGGCATGGACCTGGAGCGCACCCTCACCAGCCGCGACTACATCAACAACGAGCTGCGCGGGGTCCTGGACCAGGTGACCGGCAACTGGGGCATCCGGGTCTCCCGGGTCGAGCTGAAGGCGGTCGAGCCGCCGGCCTCGATCCAGGACTCGATGGAGAAGCAGATGCGCGCCGACCGGGACCGCCGCGCGGCGATCCTGTCGGCCGAGGGCTTCAAGCAGTCGCAGATCCTCACCGCCGAGGGCGAGAAGCAGGCGGCGGTCCTGCGCGCCGAGGGCGAGGCCAAGGCGCGCGCGCTGCAGGCCGAGGGCGAGGCGGCGGCGATCCGCAAGGTCTTCGAGGCCATCCACGAGGGCAACGCCGACAACCAAGTGATGGCCTACCAGTACCTGCAGCAGCTGCCGAAGATCGCCGAGGGCGACAGCAACAAGCTCTGGATCATCCCTAGCGAGTTCGGCAAGGCGCTGGAGAACGTCGGCGGGGCGCTGGGCCGCTTCGGCATGCCGGGGCCGCCGTCCGTGGAGCCGGTGGCCGCGAACGGCAACTCCCTGGGCTCGGGCGACGCGCAGAGCGGCGGGAAGGCACAGGCGCCGCGCGCCGACCGTCCGCCGCGCCAGCGCGGGACGAGCCCGGCGGACGATGTCTTCTTCAACCAGGACGAGGACTGATCGAAGGCTGATGCGGCTGACCGAGGGCTGGTCGAAGACTGATCGGCTGATCGAGCACTGATGTCAGCCGGATGAGCGAAGAGGGGACCGGTCAGCCGACCGGTCCCCTCAGCTTTTCGCCGGTGTGCCGCTCCTATCCCGCCACGCGCGGCCGGGCGTGCCAGGTCTCGGCGGTCACCGACACCGCGAGCAGCGCCGCGCCGACGGCTCCGACCGCCGTGAGGCGGTCCCCGAGCAGCAGGACGGCCAGGACCGTGCCGGTCAGCGGTTCCAACAGCGCCGTGACGGTCCCGGTGCTGGCCGCCGCCTCGCGCAGGCCGATGAAGTAGCAGCCGTAGGCGATGGCGGTCGGCACCAGGCCGAGCAGCAGCAGCAGCCCGACCGCTGCCGGACGCGGCGCGAACCCGGCGCCGGTGGTGAGCGCGGCGGCGGCGACCAGCGCCAGACCGCCGAGGGTGAAGCTGTACCCGGTCATCGTGACCTCGCCGAGGCCCGCGACCGGGTTCTTGCCGAGGACGCTGATCGCCGAGAACCCGGCGGCGCTGGCGACCGCGAACCCGGCGCCGGCCGCGAGGTGCGCGCCGGTGACACCGTGCGGCGGCTCGCCGACCAGCAAGCCGAGACCGGCCAGCGCCAGGGCCACCGTGGCCGCCGCGCGCGGGTCGAACCCCCGCCGCCCGGTCGCCTGCTCGAAGGCGGCGACCAGGACGGGAGCGGCGCCGATGGTGACCAGCGTGGCCAGGCTGACGTCGGTCAGCGCCACCGCCGCGAAGTAGCAGGCCTGAAAACCCGCCGACAGCGCGCCGACGACGCCGACGCGGCGCCACGCCGCACGGCCGCGAGGACGCCGGGACCGGGCGGCTGGGCCCGCGTCCCGGCGTCCGCGGCCGGTGACAGCCGCGAACAGGATGAGCAGTGTGCCGCCGATCAGCAGCCGGTAGCCGGCCACGGCGGTGGGGGAAAGGCGGGTGTGCAGCGACAGCAGGCGGCCGGTCAGCCCGCCGGTGCCCCAGAGCACGCCGGAAAGGACTAGATAGATCAAGGGATCGCTCCTGCGACAAAGGAAAAGGGGATTAGTCGCGGGAAGCGGGGCGTGACACTCAGACCCGTCGGCTCAACACGCCGACAGGCGGTCCCTGTGGATCAGGTCGACCCCGCTTCAGGATCCCGGCGGCGGGGTGACCGGGAACAACCGGTGCACATCGGCGATCCTAGCCACCGGACGCTGCGCGGCCAACCGATCTTTGACGCTACGCTCGACCCTCCGGCAGGGGCGCGAAGGAGGCATCGTGGGCATCGGCGAGGTGGCGGCGCTCCTGGGCGCGGGCATGGCGGCCGGCACGATCAACACGGTGGTCGGGTCCGGCACGCTGATCACGTTCCCGACGCTGCTGGCCTTCGGCTACACCCCGCTGGTCGCGAACGTCACCAACACCGTCGGCCTGGTCCCGGGTTCGGCGTCGGGCATCCACGGCTACCGCGCGGAGATCGCGCAGTTCCGCGGCGGCGGACGGTACCGGCTCGCGCGCCTGGTGGCGGCCTCGACGACCGGCGGCACGCTCGGTGCGCTGCTGCTGTTCTTGCTGCCCGCGAAAGCGTTCAAGGCGATCGTGCCGGTCTTGATCGGGCTGGCGCTGGTGCTGATCGTGGTGCAGCCGCGGCTGTCGAAGCGGATCGCGGCACGGCGCGCGGCGCGCGAGGGCGCGGACGGCGCCGAAGGGGCGCCCGGCGGCGTGCGGCAGGGCGGCTGGGGCACCGTGCTGGCGGTGTTCGGCACGGGGTTGTACGGCGGGTACTTCGGCGCCGCGCAGGGCGTGCTGCTGATGGCGATCCTCGGGCTGACCTACGGCGACGGCATGCAGGTGCTCAACGGCGTGAAGAACGTGCTCGCCTGCGTGGTGAACGCGATCGCGGCGGTGGTGTTCATCATCGTCGGCGCGTTCGGGCTCGGTGGATCCGAGCATCCTTCGATCCAGTGGGGCGCGGCCCTGGCGATCGCGGTCGGGGCGCTGGTCGGCGGGAAGATCGGGGCGAGCGTGGGCCGACGGCTGCCGCCCAAGGCGCTCAGGGCGCTGATCATCGTGGTGGGTCTGGTGGCGATCGGGTCGATGGTGCTCTGAGATGTCGCCGGCGCATGCATAACCGCACAACCGCCCGCACTTCGACGCATAGGTGATCTTCACCGATTCAGCAGTCTATCCAGCTGATACTACCTATCCTGGAGACAGTACCGGCGGGGTGCGGCCGGCGCATGGCGTCCGTTCTCCGGGGTCAGTATTCTCACGGTGACGGGGGTCACGGGTCTGGCGGTCAGGGCGGGACATCCGGGGTTGGACGGCACGATCGACAGGACCAACAGGTCGACAGGATCAGCAGGATCAGCAGGATCGACAGGTTCGGCACCACCGGCGCGGCGGCTCGCCGCGTCACGACATCCCGGCACACGCCGGCAGGCCCGTTTCGGAGATTCGTCTTGGGCAAGGTCTCCTACCGCTACGCGCACATCGAGGACCTCGACGCGCCGACCATCTACGCCCTGCTGCGGCTGCGGCAGGAGGTCTTCATCGTCGAGTGGGGCAGCTCGCACCTGGACATCGACGGCCGGGACACCGAGCCCTCCAGCGTGCACCTGTGGGCCGAGCGCGACGGGGACGTGCTGGCCGCCGTGCGCGTGGTGCAGGAGTCCGACGACACCCTGCGGATAGAGCGTCTGGCCACCCGGTTCGGCGCGCGCGGCCGCGGCATCGCCGGCCGGCTGCTGGACTACGCGGTGAAGATGGCCGGCGAGCGCAGACTGCTGATCGACGTCCCGACCGCGCTGGAGCCCTGGGCCGAGCGCTTCGGATTCGCGCGCGCCGGGGACCCGTTCATCGCCGAGGGTGTCCAACAGGTGACCATGACTCACTGATGCACGCGCCTTTGCACGTGCACGGCGGGTCCCGGCCCGGGAACCGGCGCGCGATGAGATCCGCGCCACGGCCGAACGGGGATGTTCGCTCCCCTGATTTACCCGCTTTTGACTGATTCGCCGCCTCACTTGTGGAACAGGCGGTGTTAGTGTGCGTTGAAGTTCCTACAGACGTATTGCGGAGGACCTCTCCATGGCCGTTCCACGGCGCGCCCTCAGCTTCGCCGTGGCTGTGTGCGGGGGACCGGCGTGACCGCCGGCCGGCACGGGGCCGCGGGACCGGCGATAGCCCAGGCCGCGGCGGTGGTCGCGGTCGTCGGCTACGACGGATCGCTGCCCGGGCCGGTGGTCCGGCGCGTCTTGGAGTCCTCTGAACTTGTCGTGGGGGTGGCGCGCCACCTCGACGGCATCGGGGTTCCCGAGCACGTGCGGCGGATCCTGCTGGGCGATGACAACCGCCTGGCCTATGCCCGGCTCACCGCGCACCTGGGCGATCCGAACGCAGGTCCCGCGGTCGTGGTGACCGCCGGGGACCCCGGGTTCTTCGGCGTGCTGCGCGATCTGCGCGAATCAGGCTTCGAAGTCATCGGCTACCCGGCGCCCGGCCCGGTGGCCGCCACCCTGGGCCGGCTGGGGCTGCCGTGGGACGACGCGGTCGTGGTCTGCGTGACCGACGACCGCTCGCTGCAGCGGGCCGCCAACACCGCCCGCGCGCACCCGAAGGTGGCCATCGTCGCCGCCCCGGAGTTCCCGCCGCACCGGGTCGCCTCGGCCCTGCGCGGCGCCCAGCGCGCCTTCATCGTCGCCCAGCACCTCGGGGAGCCCGACGAGCGCATCGAGAAGCTCTCGCCCACCGAGGCGGCCGCCCGCGCGGTCTGGGGCGCCGCCGACGCGATCCTGGTGCTGGACGAGGAGCGGCTGAGCCCGGACTCCCCGCACGACCCGCGCTGGGGTTCCGGCTGGGTGTCGGCGTGGGCCGGGCCCTCGGCCGGCTGGGCCGTGCCGGACAACGCCTTCGTGGCCCGCGGGCCGCAGGTGCTCCCCGCCGAAATCAGGGCCTTGATACTGGCGCGGCTGGCCCCGCGGCTGGGCGCGATGGTCTGGGAGATCGCGGCCGGAGCCGGGGCGCTGGCCGTGGAGTGCGCGCGGCTGGGCGCGGCGGTGATCGCCGTGGAGCGCGATCCCGACGCCTGCGAGCGCATATCGCTGAACGCGGTCATGCACGGCGTGGACGTCGAGGTGGTCAGCGGCCAGGCGCCGGCGGCACTGGCCACGCTTCCCCGCCCGGACTCGGTGTTCGTGGGCACCGAACGGGCCGACATCGTGCGCGCCTGCGCCACCACCGGCGCGCGGACCGTGGTCACCGCGGTCACCGCGCTGGACCGGCTGCCGGCCATCCGGCAGGCGCTGCGGCTCGGCGACCGGCGCGTGGACGGCGTGCAGTTGCAGGCCTCGCGGCTGGCTCCCCGCCCGGGGGACGCGCTGCGGCTGGCGCCGGCGGCGCCGGTATTCGTTCTTTGGGGTGAGCTTGGGTGAGGACCGGAGCTTTTTAGTCAACCCGATCAGGGGCTGCGTATGCTCTTCCGGGCTTGCGCGCGGCTTTCACAAGCGATACTTGGCAGCGCCCACGCGAACGCGAACCCCCGCTGACGAGGGGGACACGGGGAACGGGAGCGGGATACGAGCATGGTATGGAACGACAGGATCGAGGAACCCACGGTGACCGGTGCCGACGATTTCGGGCGTGAAGGCTCCGGGAGGCCGCCGTTCGAGGACGGTTTCCCGCCCGGCGCGCGGCCGTACGACGACAACGCGCCGACCACCGAGTTCAGCAGGCT
This window harbors:
- a CDS encoding MFS transporter encodes the protein MTATQASSATGKAVRGPDHPHYKWVALSNTTLGMLIATINSSIVLISLPAIFNGIKLDPLQPSNVSYLLWMLMGYMLVTAVFVVALGRLGDMFGRVKIYNSGFLVFTVCSIALSLDPFHGAMGAMWLIGWRVFQAIGGAMLMANSAAIITDAFPAAQRGMALGINIVAAIAGSFIGLVLGGALSEWNWRTVFWVNVPIGLIGTVWAYKSLHDTGIRQKARIDWWGNLTFAAGLTSLLAGITYGIQPYGGHTQGWTNPWVDAGLIGGIVLIVVFCVIEAKISDPMLPMTLFKNRDFSTGNLANLLGAIARGGLQFMLIIWLQGIWLPLHGYDYKDTPLWAGIYMIPLTLGFLAAGPIAGHLSDKFGPRVFASGGLLAMAASFAGLLLIPTNFSYWVFALLIFLNGVGGGLFSAPNTSLIMSSVPTRMRGAASGARATFMNAGMVLSMGIFFSLMVAGLSSSLPHTLSTGLAAQGVPAGTATQISHLPPVATLFAAFLGYNPMQQLLGPSTLHALPASNAQTLTGREFFPHLISGPFHDGLMVVFCLAIAMAVIGAVASALPGAKTTPEQEETAAGQSAAATA
- a CDS encoding MarR family winged helix-turn-helix transcriptional regulator codes for the protein MNSSPTQPDTEVAARLRVALGRLNRQLLQRQSEASFAQLSALFVIEKWAPIRIGDLAQREKVAAPSMTRTLSGLVAAGWVQREPDPDDGRSFMVTLTPGGEALISKVRKQRTAALVQGMERLTPAQLEALHAAVPVLEQLASEVEPKQR
- a CDS encoding SixA phosphatase family protein, whose translation is MRHTLILLRHAKSDWPEGIADHDRPLTARGRRDAPRTGVWLVEHHRVPDRAAVSTALRTQETYELAAEKFPASPEVLLKDELYAASAGEMLEVVRETPESVGTLMVVSHNPGTQLLALALADETRPELVAEVRAGYPTNTLTVLEFDGAWAALDPGAASIVAVESPRG
- the serB gene encoding phosphoserine phosphatase SerB — encoded protein: MNTALALPPPAETVLVTVYGADRPGVTASLFAALEPFGVPVVDVEQVVVRGRLVLAVLVGAPEEPDGLRKLRLDLHRWAAEERLDVEVVTGLGDNRKRREGRTHVTVLGAPLKPSAMAALAREIAECRGNIDRIVRLAKYPVTAIELDVSGADPDLLRERLARVAAEEHADIAVQAAGLSRRAKRLVVMDVDSTLIEGEVIEELADRAGCLEAVAGITQRAMRGELDFAGSLRERVALLEGLDAGALEEVRASVRLMPGARTLVRTLKRLGYLVGIVSGGFTHVTDSLRDELGLDFALANTLEIGEDGKLTGRVVGPIVDRAGKAAALREFAEAAGVPVTDTVAIGDGANDLDMLAAAGLGVAFNAKPVVREQADTAVNVPFLDTILYLLGITREEVEVADATEEAIETVPAETAPKKAQRARNVQPAA
- a CDS encoding DUF3592 domain-containing protein; the encoded protein is MAADDLSFVAGFLAASGLFWIGGGVLWLAACARRLARLRLRLVGVPARGEVIGMVVSCDASGTVRNAPRVRYFAQAGPPVVTRAYGYRPHQSVATGAQVRLWYDPLRPERILVSRFDLKPRDWLELVGALAVLAIGVGMEFAALTMG
- a CDS encoding ABC transporter ATP-binding protein, which produces MTTEALSVDPDSVLDLVDVSVVREGRKLLDAVNWTVGEGERWVVLGPNGAGKTTVLNIAAASLFPTAGAVGVLGERLGAVDVFELRPRIGYSSAAVSEKLPRSESVRDVVMTASYGMVGRWREKYDEADAQRADDLLAWWGMAEFGKRTFGTLSEGERKRALIARALMADPELLLLDEPAAGLDLGGREDLVRRLSRLASDPYAPVTVLVTHHVEEIPPGFSHILLVRAGAVVAAGPIETALTSENLTTTFGLALNVERYETPAGLRWYARAV
- a CDS encoding NfeD family protein, whose product is MDAMVWAIVAAVLVLLELTTTTLVFVMLGIGAAAAALAAGAGGNVVVQFAAFGAVSVATLVFARPTAMKRLHGGPEHRQGIDTLIGREAFVVEKVDAHDGRVRISGEIWSARAYDGQTEYEVGDRVDVAQIEGATALVL
- a CDS encoding SPFH domain-containing protein, producing MIATIVVLILIAAAIAVSLFQSVRIVGQGTVAVIERFGRYTRTLTPGLRILMPVVDRVRAIIDVREQVVPFPPQPVITQDNLTVSIDTVIYFQVTDARAAVYQITNYIQAIEQLTVTTLRNIVGGMDLERTLTSRDYINNELRGVLDQVTGNWGIRVSRVELKAVEPPASIQDSMEKQMRADRDRRAAILSAEGFKQSQILTAEGEKQAAVLRAEGEAKARALQAEGEAAAIRKVFEAIHEGNADNQVMAYQYLQQLPKIAEGDSNKLWIIPSEFGKALENVGGALGRFGMPGPPSVEPVAANGNSLGSGDAQSGGKAQAPRADRPPRQRGTSPADDVFFNQDED
- a CDS encoding DMT family transporter translates to MIYLVLSGVLWGTGGLTGRLLSLHTRLSPTAVAGYRLLIGGTLLILFAAVTGRGRRDAGPAARSRRPRGRAAWRRVGVVGALSAGFQACYFAAVALTDVSLATLVTIGAAPVLVAAFEQATGRRGFDPRAAATVALALAGLGLLVGEPPHGVTGAHLAAGAGFAVASAAGFSAISVLGKNPVAGLGEVTMTGYSFTLGGLALVAAAALTTGAGFAPRPAAVGLLLLLGLVPTAIAYGCYFIGLREAAASTGTVTALLEPLTGTVLAVLLLGDRLTAVGAVGAALLAVSVTAETWHARPRVAG